One Thioclava electrotropha DNA segment encodes these proteins:
- a CDS encoding NAD(P)-dependent oxidoreductase, whose amino-acid sequence MTEEKLSVGFIGLGIMGQHMAGHILAAGHPLNIYNRTRAKGDALVAKGATWCDSPGAVAEASDITITIVGYPADVEQVYLGEDGIIAKARPGSVLIDMTTSSPALAGKIAQAALARGLSALDAPVSGGDVGAKAGKLAIMLGGDARAFERVLPVLELMGGNIALMGKAGAGQHTKMANQIAIASTMLAVAESISYARAAGLDPMQVLKVIGTGAASSFLLNGLGPKMVDEDFAPGFFVHHFVKDMSIALSEAERLGLDLPGLSLARSLYGKLVDDGFGEEGTQALYRAYNAIHAEAG is encoded by the coding sequence GTGACAGAAGAGAAACTCAGCGTCGGCTTCATCGGACTCGGAATCATGGGCCAGCACATGGCGGGGCATATCCTCGCCGCGGGGCATCCGCTCAACATCTACAACCGCACCCGCGCCAAGGGCGACGCCCTCGTCGCGAAGGGGGCGACGTGGTGTGACAGCCCCGGCGCCGTGGCCGAGGCCAGCGATATCACGATCACCATCGTGGGCTACCCAGCCGATGTCGAACAGGTCTACCTCGGTGAGGATGGGATCATCGCCAAGGCGCGCCCGGGCTCGGTGCTGATCGACATGACCACCTCGAGCCCGGCCCTGGCCGGGAAGATCGCGCAGGCGGCTCTCGCGCGCGGCCTCTCTGCGCTCGACGCCCCGGTGTCCGGCGGCGATGTCGGTGCGAAGGCGGGCAAGCTCGCGATCATGCTGGGCGGCGATGCGCGGGCATTCGAGCGGGTCCTTCCGGTGCTGGAGCTGATGGGCGGGAATATCGCGCTGATGGGAAAGGCGGGCGCTGGGCAGCACACCAAGATGGCCAACCAGATCGCCATCGCCTCGACCATGCTCGCGGTCGCGGAAAGCATCAGCTACGCGCGCGCCGCCGGTCTGGATCCGATGCAGGTTCTCAAAGTCATCGGAACCGGGGCTGCGTCGAGCTTCCTGCTCAACGGGCTTGGGCCGAAGATGGTGGACGAGGATTTCGCGCCCGGCTTCTTCGTCCACCACTTCGTCAAGGACATGTCGATCGCGCTGAGCGAAGCCGAAAGATTGGGCCTCGATCTGCCGGGCCTGTCGCTGGCGCGCAGCCTCTATGGCAAGCTGGTGGATGACGGCTTCGGCGAAGAGGGCACGCAGGCGCTCTACCGTGCCTATAACGCGATCCATGCGGAGGCCGGGTGA